A window from Cryobacterium sp. SO1 encodes these proteins:
- a CDS encoding RNA methyltransferase, whose translation MPIVEIHDLSDPRLSDYTQSTDVALKKARDTEHGLYIAESALVLERALGAGHRARSVLTLANTLDEARALVGDEVPVFVGAGELLTELTGYVLHRGLIAAMHRPALPEPASLLADARRILILENVTDPTNVGAIFRSAGAIGADAVLVTPRCSDPFYRRAIRVSMGTVLQVPWTRVGDWNSTRQLLDELGFHVAALALTPDAVSLRDFHGEQHARLALLLGAEGEGLTAEALAAADSVVQIPMKHGIDSLNVAAASAVAMWALSS comes from the coding sequence GTGCCAATTGTTGAGATCCATGACCTGAGCGACCCCCGGCTGAGCGACTACACCCAGTCGACGGATGTGGCGCTCAAGAAGGCGCGCGACACCGAGCACGGCCTGTACATCGCCGAGTCCGCGCTGGTGCTCGAACGGGCCCTCGGCGCGGGGCACCGTGCCCGCTCGGTGCTCACCCTGGCGAACACGCTCGATGAGGCCAGGGCGCTCGTCGGCGACGAGGTGCCGGTGTTCGTGGGCGCGGGGGAGCTACTGACGGAGCTCACCGGGTACGTGCTGCACCGCGGCCTGATCGCGGCGATGCACCGGCCCGCGCTACCCGAACCCGCCTCGCTGCTGGCGGACGCCCGGCGCATCCTGATTCTCGAGAACGTCACAGACCCCACCAACGTGGGGGCCATCTTCCGCTCGGCCGGCGCGATCGGGGCCGACGCGGTCCTGGTCACCCCGCGCTGCTCGGACCCGTTCTACCGCCGCGCCATCCGAGTGTCGATGGGCACCGTCCTGCAGGTGCCCTGGACCCGGGTGGGCGACTGGAACAGCACCCGGCAGCTGCTCGACGAGCTCGGTTTCCACGTCGCCGCGCTGGCGCTGACCCCGGATGCCGTGAGCCTCCGCGATTTCCATGGCGAACAGCACGCCCGCCTGGCGCTGCTGCTCGGCGCGGAGGGGGAGGGTCTCACGGCCGAGGCGCTCGCCGCGGCGGACTCCGTGGTGCAGATCCCGATGAAACACGGCATCGACTCCCTGAATGTGGCGGCGGCCAGCGCCGTCGCGATGTGGGCACTTTCCAGCTGA
- a CDS encoding ammonium transporter has translation MDQGNTAFILISAALVLLMTPGLAFFYGGLVKAKSVISMMMMSFGALGLIGVLWVIYGYAIAFPGSEGTVAPWAIDWSNIGLTAALEIPEGAAYPPLAFVAFQATFAIITVALISGAIADRAKFGSWMIFAAIWATVVYFPVASWVFNFGLAEDGSFSYGGWITHGLQDVFGLGAIDFAGGTAVHINAGAAALALALVLGKRVGFQKGVNVPHNPPFVLLGAGLLWFGWFGFNAGSELAADGIAALAFVNTIAAPAAALLAWLVVEKVRDGKPTSVGAASGAVAGLVAITPACGSLQPIWAILLGVIAGAVCAIAVDLKFKLGFDDSLDVVGIHLVGGLIGTLYLGFFANGTGLFLGGDGTQLLVQAIAAFSVLIYSFVLAFAIAFVIEKTIGFRVKNEDEIAGIDSVMHGEEGYVLTDAKN, from the coding sequence ATGGATCAAGGCAATACTGCTTTCATACTGATTTCCGCAGCGCTCGTCCTGTTGATGACTCCGGGTCTGGCGTTCTTCTACGGCGGACTGGTCAAGGCCAAGAGCGTCATCAGCATGATGATGATGAGCTTCGGCGCGCTCGGGCTGATCGGTGTGCTCTGGGTGATCTACGGCTACGCGATCGCGTTCCCGGGATCCGAGGGCACCGTGGCGCCGTGGGCGATCGACTGGTCCAACATCGGCCTGACCGCCGCCCTGGAGATCCCCGAAGGCGCCGCTTACCCGCCGCTCGCCTTCGTCGCTTTCCAGGCCACGTTCGCCATCATCACGGTCGCGCTGATCTCCGGCGCGATCGCCGACCGCGCCAAATTCGGCTCCTGGATGATCTTCGCCGCGATCTGGGCGACCGTCGTCTACTTCCCCGTCGCCAGCTGGGTCTTCAACTTCGGCCTGGCCGAGGACGGCAGCTTCTCCTACGGCGGCTGGATCACCCACGGCCTGCAGGACGTCTTCGGCCTCGGCGCGATCGACTTCGCCGGTGGAACCGCTGTGCACATCAACGCCGGTGCCGCCGCCCTCGCCCTCGCCCTGGTACTGGGCAAGCGCGTCGGCTTCCAAAAGGGCGTCAACGTTCCCCACAACCCGCCCTTCGTGCTCCTCGGCGCAGGGCTCCTCTGGTTCGGCTGGTTCGGCTTCAACGCCGGCTCCGAGCTGGCCGCGGACGGCATCGCAGCGCTGGCATTCGTCAACACCATCGCCGCTCCCGCCGCAGCCCTGCTCGCGTGGCTGGTCGTCGAGAAGGTTCGGGATGGAAAGCCCACCTCGGTCGGAGCCGCATCCGGCGCCGTCGCGGGTCTTGTCGCTATCACCCCCGCCTGCGGCTCGCTGCAGCCGATCTGGGCGATCCTGCTCGGTGTGATCGCCGGCGCCGTCTGCGCCATCGCCGTCGACCTCAAGTTCAAGCTGGGCTTCGATGACTCGCTCGACGTCGTGGGCATCCACCTCGTCGGTGGCCTCATCGGCACCCTCTACCTGGGCTTCTTCGCCAACGGCACCGGCCTGTTCCTGGGCGGCGACGGCACCCAGCTGCTGGTGCAGGCCATCGCGGCGTTCTCGGTTCTCATCTACTCGTTCGTCCTCGCCTTCGCCATCGCCTTCGTCATCGAGAAGACCATCGGCTTCCGCGTCAAGAACGAAGACGAAATCGCGGGCATCGACTCGGTCATGCACGGCGAAGAGGGCTACGTCCTCACCGACGCCAAGAACTGA
- a CDS encoding thiolase family protein — protein sequence MSTDAVIVDVVRTPSGRGKPGGALSGVHPADLLGGVLKDLVNRNNLDPALVDDVIGGCLTQVGEQSTNITRTALLSAGFPESVPGTTIDRQCGSSQQAATFAAQGVIAGSYDIVIACGVESMSRIPLGSAGGPTPPGGSDAAGRTEGWGSPTAWSAIAGQDPHGRLMHARYPQGLVGQGVSAELISATWGLTRSEVDEYAARSHRLAAAAADRGDFEAALLPVTLADGRQVVGDETIRRRSTVETLADLPLAFRTDELAARFPEVNWQITAGNSSPLTDGASAALIMSASRAAALGLTPRARFHSFAVTGSDPLLMLTGVISATRRILARTGLSIDDLDAYEVNEAFACVPLVWQRELHADLDKLNAQGGAIALGHALGSSGTRLLGTLLGSLEAGSGRYGLQTMCEGGGMANATIIERL from the coding sequence ATGAGCACTGATGCCGTCATCGTCGATGTTGTCCGCACGCCGTCCGGCCGGGGTAAGCCCGGTGGTGCGCTCAGCGGGGTGCACCCGGCCGACCTCCTCGGCGGGGTTCTGAAAGACCTGGTCAACCGCAACAACCTCGACCCGGCGCTGGTCGATGACGTGATCGGCGGATGCCTGACCCAGGTGGGCGAGCAGAGCACCAACATCACCCGCACCGCGCTGCTCAGCGCCGGGTTTCCCGAATCGGTGCCCGGCACCACCATCGACCGGCAGTGCGGCTCCAGCCAGCAGGCCGCCACCTTCGCCGCGCAGGGCGTGATCGCCGGCAGCTACGACATCGTCATCGCCTGCGGCGTCGAATCGATGAGCCGCATTCCGCTCGGTTCTGCGGGGGGACCCACCCCGCCCGGCGGCTCCGACGCGGCCGGCCGCACCGAGGGCTGGGGCTCACCCACGGCCTGGTCGGCGATCGCCGGCCAGGACCCGCACGGACGCCTGATGCATGCCCGCTACCCGCAGGGTCTGGTGGGCCAGGGCGTCTCCGCCGAGCTGATCAGCGCCACCTGGGGCCTCACCCGCAGCGAAGTCGACGAGTACGCCGCCCGGTCGCACCGCCTCGCCGCGGCCGCCGCCGACCGGGGCGACTTCGAGGCCGCGCTGCTGCCGGTGACCCTCGCCGACGGCCGCCAGGTGGTCGGCGACGAAACCATCCGCCGCCGCAGCACCGTCGAAACCCTCGCCGACCTGCCGCTGGCGTTCCGCACCGACGAGCTCGCCGCGCGGTTCCCCGAGGTGAACTGGCAGATCACCGCCGGCAACTCCTCACCGCTCACCGACGGCGCCTCCGCCGCGCTGATCATGAGCGCCAGCCGTGCCGCCGCGCTCGGCCTCACCCCGCGGGCCCGGTTCCACAGCTTCGCCGTCACCGGCAGCGACCCGCTGCTGATGCTCACCGGCGTGATCTCTGCCACCCGGCGCATCCTGGCCCGCACCGGTCTCAGTATCGACGACCTGGACGCCTACGAGGTCAACGAGGCCTTCGCCTGCGTGCCGCTGGTCTGGCAGCGGGAACTGCACGCCGACCTCGACAAGCTCAACGCCCAGGGCGGCGCGATCGCCCTCGGCCACGCTCTCGGCTCCTCGGGCACCCGGCTGCTCGGCACCCTGCTCGGCAGCCTCGAAGCCGGCAGCGGTCGGTACGGGCTGCAGACCATGTGCGAGGGCGGCGGCATGGCCAACGCCACCATCATCGAACGGCTCTGA
- a CDS encoding SDR family NAD(P)-dependent oxidoreductase, which produces MRIDGCSALVTGAASGLGLATARALHAAGAQVVLFDLPGSAGAERAAELNGAIFRSGDVTVEADVQAAVDAAAALAALRVVVNCAGVAPAARAVGRQGPLPLADFELVLRVNLLGTFNVVRLAAAAMQATEPLVAGDGTAAGTPERGVIVNTASVAAFDGQIGQAAYAASKGGVAAMTLPLAREFARSLIRVVTIAPGLFDTPLLQGLPAEARASLGAQVPHPARLGDPAEYAALVRHIVENPMLNGETIRLDGGIRLAPQ; this is translated from the coding sequence ATGCGCATTGACGGATGCTCCGCCCTCGTCACCGGCGCCGCCTCCGGCCTCGGCCTGGCCACCGCGCGGGCGCTGCACGCGGCCGGCGCGCAGGTGGTGCTGTTCGACCTGCCCGGCTCGGCGGGGGCGGAACGGGCGGCGGAGCTAAACGGGGCTATATTCCGTTCCGGGGATGTAACCGTTGAGGCCGATGTGCAGGCCGCGGTGGATGCCGCCGCCGCCCTGGCCGCGCTGCGCGTCGTGGTCAACTGCGCAGGCGTCGCACCCGCTGCCCGCGCCGTGGGACGGCAGGGACCGCTGCCCCTGGCCGACTTCGAGCTGGTGTTGCGGGTGAACCTCCTCGGCACCTTCAACGTGGTGCGCCTGGCCGCCGCGGCGATGCAGGCCACTGAGCCGCTCGTGGCCGGGGACGGAACCGCTGCCGGCACTCCGGAGCGCGGCGTGATCGTGAACACGGCCTCCGTCGCCGCCTTCGACGGGCAGATCGGCCAAGCGGCGTATGCCGCGTCGAAGGGCGGGGTCGCGGCGATGACCCTGCCGTTGGCTCGGGAGTTCGCCCGCTCGCTGATCCGCGTGGTGACCATTGCGCCTGGCCTGTTCGACACCCCGCTGCTGCAGGGTCTGCCGGCCGAGGCCCGGGCCTCGCTCGGCGCCCAGGTGCCGCACCCGGCCCGGCTCGGCGACCCGGCCGAGTACGCCGCCCTGGTGCGCCACATCGTGGAGAACCCGATGCTCAACGGCGAGACCATCCGCCTCGACGGCGGCATCCGGCTGGCGCCCCAGTAA